In a genomic window of Candidatus Hydrogenedentota bacterium:
- the miaA gene encoding tRNA (adenosine(37)-N6)-dimethylallyltransferase MiaA encodes MTSILAVVGPTGSGKTALAIEVARRLNTEIISADSMQVYRGMEIGTAAPTAEQLAAVKHHFVGVLEPDCEFSAGEFQRQARMVVDTLNARGKVAVVAGGSGLYVNALIDGLFDGPPKDDTIREELHREAESGAPLYEQLQSVDPEYAAIILPGDLRRIVRALEVYRLTGQPMSRLHREHRERTHAYSAVLVALDFPREELYRRINERVDAMVAAGFVEEVRALLERGYRSEVERLRSVGFREMAAYIDGKQTLAEAIETTKQQTRRFAKRQLTWFRADDRIHWLPVTGSSFTEAHVEQALRLLQDESASAR; translated from the coding sequence GTGACTTCCATTCTGGCAGTCGTGGGACCTACCGGGTCGGGCAAGACGGCGTTGGCGATTGAAGTTGCCCGGCGCCTCAACACCGAGATTATCTCCGCCGATTCGATGCAGGTGTATCGCGGAATGGAAATCGGGACAGCGGCCCCCACCGCCGAGCAGCTTGCTGCGGTGAAGCACCATTTCGTGGGAGTGCTCGAACCGGATTGCGAATTCTCTGCGGGCGAATTCCAGCGGCAGGCGCGGATGGTGGTCGATACGCTGAATGCGCGTGGGAAGGTTGCCGTCGTGGCCGGTGGGTCCGGCTTGTATGTCAATGCGTTGATTGACGGCCTTTTCGATGGACCTCCGAAAGACGATACGATTCGAGAAGAGTTGCATCGGGAGGCCGAGTCGGGAGCGCCGCTCTACGAACAACTGCAATCGGTGGACCCGGAGTATGCCGCGATAATACTTCCAGGCGATCTGCGGCGGATCGTGCGGGCCCTGGAGGTGTACAGGCTGACGGGGCAGCCCATGTCTCGGCTTCATCGCGAGCACCGTGAGCGAACACACGCCTATTCTGCGGTGTTGGTCGCACTGGATTTTCCGCGCGAGGAGCTCTACCGGCGAATCAACGAGCGTGTCGACGCAATGGTGGCCGCGGGGTTTGTGGAGGAAGTGCGGGCGCTCCTGGAACGCGGATACCGCTCAGAGGTTGAACGTCTGCGATCGGTAGGATTTCGGGAGATGGCAGCGTATATAGACGGTAAACAGACGTTGGCCGAAGCGATAGAGACCACCAAGCAGCAGACGCGACGATTCGCCAAGCGGCAGTTGACGTGGTTCCGGGCCGACGATCGTATTCACTGGTTGCCGGTGACGGGTAGCTCGTTTACCGAGGCGCACGTGGAGCAGGCATTGCGGCTGCTTCAGGATGAGAGCGCGTCAGCTCGGTAA
- the mutL gene encoding DNA mismatch repair endonuclease MutL, producing MSAKTSIPAVRVLPENVANKIAAGEVVERPASVVKELVENALDARATRIQVRLVAAGRRTIEVIDNGHGMSEQDALLAIERHATSKIRKAEDLDNILTLGFRGEALASIAAVSRFEMVTRRERDESATRVRVEGGILRDVDHVAAPVGTRVSVNRLYFNTPVRAKFLKGITTELSLCIDIVQRHALAEVGVGFHLLHNEKTLLDIPERATLRERVALIWGLNFLNDLIDLDEEQAGLRFRGLVGTPALTRSQRSHQFFFLNRRPIVNRSLQYGLEDGYRGLLTIGRYPVGIVMVESHPRYVDVNIHPAKREVRFREERVVREAIRDVVRRRMERIQVGRETLVTPAPSFPVREEPVMRTLISETSPRLAGTEAASASIPPMFETPPILAARFVETANPLEAYTEPVQTEFAGSGPATSDHVDRVAPMAVYRPIGHMDDAPMQLFDTYLLVPEEDRLLIIDQHALHERLTYDSLRADLADHDYQAQQLIVPILVELPPSHARLLETNLPLFSRIGIEIEPFGGTTFQVTAVCHLYQESKIADAIFRVLDQLAQGDLFSREDFISDALRLTVEACRGSVKAGDRLSPQERKELLEGFRRMRPPYTCPHGRPIITELTQMQMEKSFRRRQ from the coding sequence ATGAGCGCGAAAACAAGCATACCCGCAGTCCGTGTACTGCCCGAGAACGTGGCCAACAAGATTGCAGCCGGCGAGGTGGTCGAACGCCCCGCGTCTGTTGTCAAAGAGCTTGTTGAGAACGCGCTGGACGCCCGCGCGACGCGGATTCAGGTGCGGCTTGTGGCTGCGGGGCGCAGGACGATCGAGGTCATCGATAACGGTCATGGAATGTCCGAGCAGGATGCGTTGCTGGCGATTGAACGGCACGCGACAAGCAAGATCCGCAAAGCCGAGGACCTGGACAACATTCTGACGCTTGGGTTCCGTGGAGAGGCCCTGGCGAGTATCGCGGCCGTTTCACGATTCGAGATGGTCACGCGCCGCGAACGCGATGAGTCCGCGACGCGGGTGCGCGTGGAAGGGGGAATCCTTCGCGACGTAGACCACGTGGCCGCGCCCGTGGGAACGCGAGTGAGCGTGAACCGGCTCTACTTCAACACACCCGTACGCGCGAAATTCCTGAAGGGGATCACCACCGAACTGAGTCTGTGCATCGATATCGTGCAACGGCACGCGCTCGCGGAAGTGGGCGTCGGATTTCATCTGTTGCACAACGAAAAGACGCTGCTCGACATCCCGGAGCGCGCGACGCTGCGCGAACGGGTCGCCCTTATCTGGGGACTCAACTTCCTGAACGATTTGATCGACTTGGATGAAGAGCAGGCTGGACTTCGATTCCGAGGGTTGGTGGGAACGCCCGCACTCACGCGGTCGCAGCGTTCGCATCAGTTCTTCTTCTTGAATCGGCGTCCTATCGTGAATCGTTCGCTGCAGTATGGCTTGGAAGACGGCTACCGCGGACTGCTGACGATTGGACGGTATCCGGTGGGCATCGTCATGGTCGAGTCGCATCCGCGCTACGTGGATGTGAACATCCACCCCGCGAAGCGCGAAGTGCGTTTCCGCGAGGAGCGCGTGGTGCGCGAAGCCATTCGTGACGTAGTCCGCCGCCGTATGGAACGCATCCAAGTTGGACGCGAGACGCTGGTGACTCCCGCGCCGTCGTTTCCAGTGCGCGAAGAACCGGTCATGCGGACACTCATAAGCGAGACAAGCCCAAGGCTCGCCGGTACGGAAGCGGCAAGTGCTTCTATACCGCCCATGTTTGAGACTCCGCCCATCCTAGCCGCACGTTTTGTGGAGACCGCGAATCCGCTTGAAGCCTACACAGAACCGGTGCAAACCGAATTCGCGGGTTCGGGTCCGGCAACGTCGGACCACGTGGATCGGGTTGCGCCAATGGCCGTCTACCGTCCTATCGGCCACATGGACGATGCTCCGATGCAACTCTTCGACACGTACTTGCTGGTGCCGGAAGAAGACCGGTTGTTGATCATCGACCAGCACGCGTTGCATGAGCGGTTAACCTACGACAGTCTGCGCGCTGATCTTGCCGACCACGATTACCAGGCGCAGCAGTTGATCGTGCCCATTCTGGTGGAGCTTCCCCCGTCGCATGCGCGGCTGCTCGAAACGAATCTGCCGCTTTTCTCGCGTATCGGGATCGAAATCGAGCCGTTTGGCGGCACGACATTCCAGGTGACGGCGGTTTGTCACCTGTATCAGGAGTCCAAGATTGCCGATGCAATCTTCCGCGTGCTGGACCAGTTGGCGCAGGGGGACTTGTTCTCGCGCGAGGACTTTATCTCGGACGCGCTCCGCTTGACCGTGGAGGCCTGCCGAGGCTCCGTGAAAGCAGGCGATCGGCTGTCTCCGCAGGAACGCAAAGAACTGCTGGAAGGGTTCCGGCGGATGCGCCCCCCCTACACGTGTCCCCACGGAAGGCCAATCATCACCGAATTGACCCAAATGCAGATGGAGAAGAGCTTCCGGAGACGGCAGTGA